The Pirellulales bacterium DNA segment TAATATAATAATTTAACCATAAATGCGAGGATCGGCGATGAAACCTCAACCCCGTATCCTCATGTGCCCGCCGGATTATTACGGGATTGAATACGAGATCAATCCCTGGATGAGTCGTTCGCGTCCCAGCGATCTCGAACTGGCCCAGCGGCAATGGCATGCCCTGCGCGACGCCCTCTTGACCGCCGGGGCGACGATTGAGCTACTCACTCCCCAGCCTGGACTGCCGGACATGGTGTTTACCGCCAATGCCGCGCTCATCTATCAAACCAAGGCCATTTTGGCCCATTTTCATCACGCCCAGCGGCAGGGGGAAACGCCACACTGCGCCGCCTGGCTGACGGAGCAGGGATTTGAAGTGCAAGACCCGCCGGAAGGGCTGGACTTTGAGGGAGCGGGGGACGCGCTCTTTTGCGGTGATACGCTGTACGCTGGTTACCGCATTCGCAGCCATGCCCGCGGACACCAACTCATCGGCCAGCAATTGGGCGTGCGGGTGATCCCGCTGGAATTGGTGGATCCATATTACTACCACATTGATACGTGCTTTTGCCCGCTGGCGGCGGGCGTAGCGATCTACTTTCCCGGTGCGTTTGACGATTACGGTCGCGCGGCCCTGACGGCGCATATTCCCACGCTGAT contains these protein-coding regions:
- a CDS encoding arginine deiminase-related protein; the encoded protein is MKPQPRILMCPPDYYGIEYEINPWMSRSRPSDLELAQRQWHALRDALLTAGATIELLTPQPGLPDMVFTANAALIYQTKAILAHFHHAQRQGETPHCAAWLTEQGFEVQDPPEGLDFEGAGDALFCGDTLYAGYRIRSHARGHQLIGQQLGVRVIPLELVDPYYYHIDTCFCPLAAGVAIYFPGAFDDYGRAALTAHIPTLIPVAEDEARAFACNAVVVDRTVVTNSGCPQLHEDLRSHGFEPFGTPLGEFVKAGGSAKCLTLRLDGEEAAGWRG